GAACTCAGCGCGGCCCAGTGGTTGATATTGCCGTCGATCGTCGGCCAGTGGCACATGGGGCCATTCGGCACGCCGGCGTCCAGTATGACATACCTGGTGGTTTTCGCCGCCGGTGGCTACGTGGTGTGGCTGGCCGTCACGCGCCTGCGGCTTAGCATGCGTATGATGCGCTGGATAGTGGCGCTGGCGGCATGTGCGGTGCTGGGCGTGGACCTATTTCTGCTGACGATATCATGACCGACAACCCCGACACCATACCCGCATCAGCTGAGGCGCTGAACACCCAACTGCGCGATGCACGCAACACCGCTGCTCCGGCGCCTGAGGCACATCGTTTGGTGTCACACGAGTACGGCGACCGGCTTCATGCCGGGTGGATGCTGGCCGCGCCGTCCGGCCTCAGCGATTTGCGGCGCTTGAGTTCGCTGGCACGCGTGCCGCTGCTGGGCGGCCTGCTGGTGTTTCTGCGTGAGCTTGGCAGCGCCGTGTGGCTGCTGGCGCAGCGCCGCTCGCTCATCATGCAGCAGATCCGGTTTAACGAGACGGTGGCCAGCAGTTTCATCTACCTGCAAGACATGACGGAAATCGGCATGCAACTCGATCGCGAGGTGCAATCCTTGAAAACCGACGTGGGCAATCTGGATGCATCACTACTCGCGCACGCCGATCGCCTGTCGGCGCGGCTCGATCGGCTGGAAGCGCGGATGGCGGCGCTGGAACAGGCGCTGGATGATGGCCGCCTGCCGCAACCGTAGTTGCGCGGCCTTCGCAGCTTGCAGCGCCAACCTGATATGACCCGCATCGCATACTTTACGCCGCTCAATCCCCAGCCAACCGGCGTCTCGGATTACAGCGAGGCGCTTATTCCGTATCTTGCGCACCAAGTCGAGGTGGATGTCTTCGCCGACGAATCGGTCGCAGCCGCCTGGCGCGATTCCAACGCACTCCGCGTGTTCGCGCACACGGAGTTTGCCAGACGCCGGCGCGAGCGCCCGCACGATGCGCTGGTGTATCAGATGGGCAACAGCCCGTTCCACCGCCACGAGTACGCGTGGCTCATGCGCTTCCCCGGTGTAACGGTTTTGCACGATCTCGTCCTGCATCACTTTCATCGCGAACGGACCCTGGAATATGGCGATACGGCGGGCTATGCGCGCGAATTGGCTTATAGCGGTGGAGCGGCGGGGGCGCGGCTTGCTGAGGAAGCGATGGGCGGGCGTAGCCCGTATCCGCTGTACACGATGCCGCTGTTCGAACGTGTGGTCGATGCCAGTCGCGTGGTCGTTGTGCACAGCGCGCACGCTGCGCGCCAGATCCTGGCGGTGCGCCCACAGGCGACCGTGCTGCACGCGCCGCTCTTTTGCGATCCCCGTGCGCTCGTTGCCGATCCGTTGCGTACAGCGCGACTGCGCGAACAATGGCAGATCGGCCCGGAGGCTTTTGTGGTGGCAGCCTTCGGCCGGCTGGACGCGCAGAAGCGGCTGGAAACGCTCCTGCATGCGTTGTCGCGCCTGCGCGAGAGCGTGCCCACGGCGGTATGCCTGCTGGTCGGCGAGCCGGTGCCGCTGTTTGACCTGCGCGGCCTGATTGCGCAAAGCGGGGTTGGCAGCCATGTGCGTCTCACCGGGCGATTGCCGCTGGACGACTTCTACGCGTCATTCGACTTGGCCGATGTCGCCGTCAACCTGCGCGATCCAACAGCCGGGGAAAGTTCGGCGGTGGCGATTCAACTGCTTGGGCGCGGCGTACCGCTCGTGGTGTCCGATGCCGGCTCGTATGCCGAACTGCCTGACGACGTGGCCATCAAGGCGGCGACCGGGCGCCTTGAATTGGAGCAGCTCACACATGCACTGACCATCCTGGCGGCTCAACCAGCGCTGCGCGCGGCGCTGCGCAAGTCGGCGCGCCGGTATGCCGCCGACTATCACAGGCCGGAGCATACAGCGGCGGTCTATTTCGCGGCGATTGACGGCGCGCGGCGGCGGACGGACGGGCGATGACTCGGATTCTGTCAGACCTGCTCCCGTTGCAAGTCGAGCCGACGCGGCATCGCGGTATCGGTCAATACGCTTGGCACACCATCGATGCGCTATTGAAACACAACGCGGCCGACCAGACGCACCTGCTGGCGATTCACCCCGATCTACCGGCGCCGCCCCCGTTTACCACCGAAGGCGCGGCCTGGCGCGTGGTGAACGTCGACCAGCCGGCTGCTGACTACCGAGCGGAGGCCTGGCTGGCGTTCCAGCCGGCCTATGCCGACATGTGGCAGCGGATCATCGATGCCAATGCGGTCGACGTCTTGTTTGTGCACAGCCCCTTTGAGCTTGTCGCGCCGCCGCACAGCCGGCCGGCTCGCGCTCGACTTGTCCTGACGGTCTTCGATCTGATCCCGTTGATCTTCGCCGATCACTACCTGAAAACGACGCCCCCGTGGTATGCTGGCCGGTACGCGCAAGTGTGCGATCTGATCCGGCATGCCGACCAGATCATAACAATTTCGGACTGTTCCCGGCGTGATATAATGGAGCGGCTCGGCGTCGCTCCCACGCGGATCCGCGTTGCGCCACCGGGGCCGAGCGCATTTGTGCTGCGCCCGCCCACGCCAGAAACCGAGCGATCGATGCGGCAACGCTGGAGATTGCGAGACGGCTTCGTACTGTGCACGACCGGCTATGATCACCGCAAAAACCTGCCACGGGCACTGGATGCTTATGCGCGCCTGCCGGCCCCCCTGCGGCAAGCGTACCCGTTGGTGGTCGTCTGTCGTCTGTCGGCGGTTGAAGGGCAGTCGCTGCGCAGCGAAATACGCGCGCGCAAGCTGGGTCGGCAGGTTGTGCTGACCAACTACGTGTCGGAAGAGGCGCTGTCGGCGCTGTATCGCATGGCGACGGTGCAGTTTTTCCCGTCGCTATACGAAGGGTTCGGCCTGCCCGTGCTCGACGCGATGGCGTGCGGATTGCCGGTTATCACGTCGAACTGCTCGGCCATGCCCGAAGTCGCCGGCGATGCGGCCGTGCTGGTGGATCCGTGCGACGTCGACGCGATGGCGGCGGCGCTGGCGCGGGTGTTGGAGAGCGAGACGCTGCAGGCGGAGTTGCGGGCGCGGGGGCTGGCGCAAGCGGTGCGCTTCGAGTGGATGCGGACAGGACAGCAGTTGGCCAGCATTCTCTCGAGTTCCGCATAGGCGGCATGGAGATTCAACAACGCTGGTGCGCAGCCGGCTTGTAAAGGCGCTTTGCAGTTCTGGCGCGCGCGTTCGGCCCACCTGTCATGCCGGCGTGTTGTTGGCCGCAGGCCAGTTTGCAGCTGCCGCAATTGCGCGCATCTGGATTCGCGCACGCCCCTCTGGATTGCAGCGTGCGGCCGAATGACAAACCAGTGCCTAACTCAAGTGTACCCGCTCTTATCTCAAGTTTGGCCCGGCCGTGCCAGTTTCATATAATACCATGATGGCTTTGGGCAATTATCGAAACGGAAGCGCAGGCTGCAAAGCCGATGTTTGCCATCGGGCTGAAACGCTGATTGATAATCACGTCCTAGTGTGGTGATCACCAGCGCACCATGTGGAGGTGGAGTAGTTGGCGTATCCCAATCAATGGAGCACGGCGCAGTATCATGAGCTGGCGTTCTGGCGCCATGTGCGCGTCAATGGCTACGACGGGCTGCCCTGGCCCAAGCTATTCCAGAAACATGGGGAAGACACCCTGAGCCTGCTCTCAAAGCTCAAACCCATCACGCAGTTCAGTGCTGACACCGTAGTGGATTTCGGCTGCGGCCCCATCGGAGTTCCCTGCTATCTGCAGTGCAAACACGTGATCGGGATAGACCCGTTGATGGGCGCATACGGGCATGAGTTTGAGCATCTGCGGACGCGGGCGGACGCTGTTCATTGGATTGCATCAAGGGGCGAGGAAGCTCCCCTGCGCAACGCTAGCGCCGATGTCGTGTTCAGCCGAAATGTCCTGGATCACGTGGAGTCACCACCCGCATGGGTAGCCGAGTTTGTGCGCGTGTTGAGGCCCGGTGGACTATTTCTGCTGTATGTGAACCTTGCGGAAGATTGGAATAAAGAGGGCACGGATGTTGAGCTACACCCATACAGTTTCACCGAGGCTGAGGTTATCGACCTATTGAACGGCTTTCCTTTGGAGTTTAGCTATTACGTAGATCGCCAGGCGCGCGCACGGGATGCTCGTCTTGAAGTGCCGATCATCATCACTGGCAAACGCACGGAGTAGTGTTCCCACGTGACCGGCCTTGTACACGGGTGCGGACGTAGTACTGTTTCGGCCTGACCATATCCCACTTCAACCAGACTCGACCAGCATCGAGCGGGGCGGGTGTCATTGCAGAACTAACAGGCCGTAGGGCTCGAATTGGCGGAGACATGTCTGTCACGATGCGAGAAGTAAAGTGGGCCGCAGGCATTGGCTTGCTGATTGTCGCGGCGGTCGTCATTCTATGGACAGATGCGCCGTATGACATTGATGACGCCCCGATTACGTATCGCTATGCCGAGAATCTCGCCATGGGCAACGGCTTCGTCTATAACGTGGGAGAGCGCGTACAAGGTACGAGCACGCCCTTGTACACGTTGTTGCTAGCGGCGGCGCGTGTTGCCGGGCAACCGGTGGCGGCGACCAGCAACATGATCGGATTGGCCTCGTCGTTGACGGCCATTGCGCTAACCCTGGTAATTGTTCAGTCGCTGGGTGGCTCATTTCTGCAGAGTGTCATTGCGGGAGTTATTCTGCTGTGCCAGCCATCGTTTCTCCGTTACACAATGGCCGGCATGGAAACGCCGCTGTACACACTGCTTATCATGCTGTCGCTTGTCCTGCTAATACGCCGGCAATACACGTTCAGTGCAGCCTCGGCGGCGCTGGCTGCATTGACCCGTCTTGACGGGCTGATTATTGTGGTGACGATCTGGTTGTTCTGCGCGCTGAAACAGAAACGCCTTCCCATCGACATAATTCTGTTGTCCGTGATCCTCTTGGCCCCATGGTATGCCTTTGCCACGGCATACTTCGGATCACCGTTGCCCCTTTCGATGGTCGCCAAACAGCAGCATCTCATCGGCTCGGGGGCAAGCCGATACTGGATTTGGGAATGGCTGTTTGTCACGCCGTGGCGGGACGGATTCTACATGCTCCCGTTCCTGCTGATAGGGCTGGGCAGAGCATTGCGCAGCAAACTTGAGGTGGAGCGGTCGGCTGCGAGCCTCGTGTGGCTGGCAGCCTATCTCCTGGCCTATACCGCAATCGGCATTCCTTTCTACGAATGGTACGTCATGCCAGCCTATCCCGTGCTAGCCGTGCTCATCTCGGAAGGCCTGGCAAGCGTCGGCAGCATACTCACCTGGATGTACCGGCGTGTTTCCGGCTTGCGCGTTCTGTTTGGTACAATTCCCGCAGGTGCGACGCCGGACGAAGACACGGCGGTGCAGCCATCGGGCCTTCCCGTGCCTGGGCACGATAGACGCTGGGGCGCGCTGCTTAGCGGAGCGGCTATGGTATTCTTCCTGATCGTGCTGTTGCCCGCGCAAGTTCGCCACGCGTATTCGAGCGTCACGGGCTTCAAAGAGTACCTACTTAAGGTGGAAGGCACGCGTGTGTCCATCGGACAATGGCTGCGCGATAACACGCCGGCCGACAGTGAAGTGCTTACGGGCGGTATCGGCCACATCGGCTACGAATCGCAACGCTATGTCATCGACAGTGCGGGGCTGGTAACTCCGGGGCAAATCCGGCGCAGCCACACTCCGGATTATTTCGTGCTCGATGACCTGCCGGAAGCGAAAAAGTGTGGTGTGGTGAAAGAATTTGCGACCGCGTGGCCGGTCAATCCAATGGTATTTTCGGTTACGCGTTGCTTTCGTCCATAGTCGTCATAGAATCGCGGAGCCTATATGTCGACCGATAGCTTATTGGGGCAGGTGTGCGTTGAATGCTGACTTCGAAGCACGATTCTACGATTACATGTATTCATGCGGTCACATCAGTGCCGAGGCCAACCTGAGCCACTTGCGAGAGTACCTGGGCTACTTTTCACCCGGTGCACTGGTGCTTGATGTCGGGTGTGGCCAGGGCGATTTCATGGAACTGTTGCGCGCGCGCGGATGTCAACCGCGCGGCGTGGACAGCGACCCGCGCATGGTGAAGGCCTGCAACGCCCGCGGGCTGTCGGTTCACCTCGGCGATGCGCTTGAGTATCTCCGTGGTTCCGCAGGCACATTTGACGGCATTTTTCTTTCCAACGTCATCGAGCACTTCCCCGCTTCGCAGGCCGTCGGTCTCTTCGCGCTCGCATTCCGCGCGCTCAAGCCCGGCGGCACGTTTCTGGTGGCGGTCCCCAATCCGGAAAGCCTGATTGTGCACCTGTATGAGTTTTGGCGCGACGCCACGCACGCCAGACTGTACAATCGCCTGCTGCTGGAGTTCATGTTGGTATACAGCGGCTTCCAGCTCGCGGCCAGCGGCACGAACCCGGCGACGGGTTGGAGTCCGCCTCTGGCACGGTTCAACCTGCAAGACTTATCTGTACCAGATGGTAACTTGGCAGGTGAGCCCCCCATCACGTCGAATCCTGCGCTTGGTGCGGACGGTGTGTCGGGTATAGACGGCCACGTTGTGGCTCTACCCGGCAGCGAGCCGCACGGGTCGGTTCGCACACCGGCCGAGAGCCAGCAGTCCGATTCATCGTCAACCGGCATTCGCGTATCCATCCGGAATGTATTTGTGCGAATCGTCGCAAATCCGGTTGGTCGCATGCTCGGCCTGGACGCTGTACGGGATGCCATCGCGCTCGTTTCGGTGCGAGTGGATCGGGTGGAGGAGCGCGAGCAACGACTTATGGAGGCGGTGCTGCGGCTTGAGAAGCGCGAGCGGCGCCTGGCAGCGCACGTGCAATCGCTCGAAGCGCAGGAGAGCCACCTGGTGGAGGTTACTCAATCGTTGCGCGAGGCAACGCTTTTCCTGTATCCACCGCGCGAAACATTTGTGGTGGGTCGCCGGCCGGATGGAACGGCGACATGAAGATTGCGTTCCTCACGCCCTACCTGCCCTTTCCGCCGGATACGGGCGGCAAAATGCGCAGCTTCCATCTGATCAAGCAATTGGCGCGCTGCCACGAGCTGAATGTCTTTTCTGTATATCACGGAGCTGACGAGCCGGCACAGGCCGACGGCATCCGTGCCTTGTGCGTGCGACTGGTCCTGGTCAAGTTGGTTAAGTCGTGGCGGGAAACAGACCGCGCCAGACGCATGCTGTCCGCTCTGCCGCGCAGCGTCGATCACTTCCAAACGCCGGAGAGCCTCCTGTCCATTCGCGCCCAGTTGCAGAGCGGCGGCTATGACCTGGTGTTTGTGGACGAACTCGTCATGGCGGCGTACACGGCGGGCTTGCATTCCATGCGGCGCATCCTGTCGCAACAGAAGATCGATTTCTGGCATTACTACGAAACGGCTGCCGCGCGGCCCTGGGGAAAGGTAAAACTGCTTGACTACATCGAGAGCCTGAAGCTTCGCCGGTTCCAGGCGCGCGCGCTTCGCGATGCCTATGACCTTCATTTAGTATGCTCGCGCGATGACGAGCGGATGCTAAGCAAGCTGCGCCCCGAGACGCGCTTCGCCATCATGCCCAATGGTGTGGATACCGCGTATTTTGCGCCACGCGCCGACTGGCCTACCGACGGCGAGACGAATGCGCCGACGCTGGTCTATTCGGGCACAATGCATTACTACCCCAACATCGATGCCGTGCTCTACTTCTGGCGGGAAATCTACCCGCGCTTGCTGGTGTGCGTGCCTGACGTGCGCATCCTGATCGTGGGACACCAGCCGCCGCCGGAGATACTCCGGCTGGGGGAGCACCCGAACGTGGTGGTCACCGGGAGCGTGCCGGATGTCAGGCCCTATCTGGCGCGCAGCACCGCCATGTTCGTGCCGCTTCGACTCGGGGGTGGCACCCGTCTGAAGATTCTCGAAGCCATGGCCATGGGAGTGCCTGTCATATCAACCACCATTGGCTGCCAGGGCCTGAATGTGGAAGATGGGCTCCACATCGTTGTGGCAGATGACCCGGAAGTGTTCGCTGCCAAGGCCGCAGCCTTGCTGGTGGACCGTGATCTGCAGCACCGCCTTTCTGCCAGTGCGCGGGAGCTATCGGCGACCTACGATTGGAGCCGCCTGGTTCATACGATGCTTAACACGTGGCAAACGCGATGAGACTGCTGCTCATCAACAACCTGTATCCGCCGTATATTGTGGGCGGCAATGAGATGCTCGCACATGACGTCGTAACGGAATTGCGCCGTCGCGGCCACACAGTGTCCATCGCAACTGGGCGCGGCGTCCGCCTGCCCGACGGCGAAGCGGTGCATGGCATCCTCAACCTGGACCTGGATAGAAAAGAAGAATCGTTTCTGGGTGGGCGGGAGCCGACGGCCGGCGACCTCATCAACTGGCATCTGTTCAACAGGCGCAGCTACCAGGCCGTGCGGCGGCTGATTCGGTCGACCGACCCCGAGTTGGTTGTCGTGTGGAACCTGTATCTCGCATCGATGTCGCCATTGATCGCGGCCCAGCACAGCGGACGTCCGGTCGTCGTGCAGGTGGCCGACAAGTGGTTGGATTATGGCCTGAAGCACATTGGCGCGCTGGTGCGACCGGGCCGGCAGTCGCACCAATGGTTGGTGCGAGCTTCGCAGGCGTTCGTGCAGCCGATTCTGTACTGGTTGGGGCGACCTGAACACATTGTCGCCATTAGTGAATTCATGCGCGACTACTATGTTCGCCAGGGTTTCGACGCGGAGACGTTGCGCGCGATACATCTCGGCGTGCCAACCGATTTGTTTGCGTTCACGCCGCGCGCAAACCGCACCGGCCCGTTGCGCCTGCTGTATGTCGGATCGCTCTGGGGAGGGAAAGGCGCGCATATCGCTGTGCGGGCGCTGGGTGTGCTCCAGCGCAACGGCCATACCGAGCTTACACTCGATCTGTACGGCGATGGAACGCAAGAGTTCAAGAACTGGCTGCTCGGCGTTATCGCCGAAGAAGGCCTGGAGCAGCAGGTCTCCTTGTGCGGGTTTGCAACGCGCGACGCCGTCCGTGCCGCCATGCTGTCGCACGACATACTGGTCTTCCCATCGTTGTGGGATGAGCCATTCGCGGCCGTGCCCGTCGAGGCGATGAGTTGCGGTATGGCCATCGCCGCCGCCATGGCGGGCGGTACGGCCGAGGCCGTCGTGAACGAGGCGACCGGGCTGTTGGTGCCGCCCAATGATGTGGCCGCCATGGCCGGCGCGCTTGAGCGACTGGTCACCGATCCGGAATTGCGGCTGCGTCTGGGTGAAAATGCCGCGCAGGTTGCGCGTGAACGGTTTGATTTCGCACGCTATGTCGATCGCCTGGAAAGCTACTACGCACAGTTGATTTCCAATCCCCGAAGCGCATAGCCAACGCGCAAACGCCGCGTTTTGGTACGAGGCCTGACTCAATTGACCCAATCTCGCAAACGGTTCACGTGGGATGTGCACGACGATAGCGTCAGCCAATCCCGCATGAGCGAATCGGCGGCGCGAGCGCTGCCCGGTGAGCAGTTGTTTCTGGCACTGTTGGTGCTGGTGCTCACCGTCACGTGGCTTGGTGTTGCGCTGGCGCAATTCGGCGTATTCTCCCTTGTGAACACCGCGGCCGGTGCCGGGGCCATCCTGGCGCTCGTGGGCTGGTGGGCTCGGCGTCGCATTCGTTGGCATCTGCCGGTTGTTGGCTGGCCACACGTGGCCGTTGCTCTGCCGGTCATACTTGCGACGGTCCTCTTTGCACAGCCGACTGAACATTATCCACTAATCGGCGACTCGGCCATCTATCCGAACACGGGCGCGTTGCTGGCTCAGACGGCAGGCCTGACGTATGAATACACGCCGTTCCGGGGCCTGACGCCGGATGAGAAGAAGCTCTTCTATGTGCCGTCCGATGAGCAGATTCCTGGCATGGTCATTGTGGGATACCAGGGACTGCTCTACGGCGCCTATTACGTTGTCGATGCAGATTCGAACCACATCGTATCATCACGGCCGGCCGGGTTCATCGTCTGGCTGGCGCTGGCGTTTGCGGCGTTTGGCCGCGCGGCCGTGTTCTCGGTGACACCCCTGTTTGGTGTAATGGGCGTGACAGCGCTTTATCTTGCAGGTGCGCGGCTCTACGGGTTCCGCACCGGGATGCTGGCAGCGCTCCTGCTCGTCGTGAGCTTCCCGCAGATTCATTTCGCGCGCACACCGTATGCCGAAGCAATGGCTCAGGCGCTCGTCTGGGGTGGTTTGTACTGCGTGTTTACGTACTTGTCCAGGCCGCGCCGGATGTACCTGCTGATCGCCGCCGCCAGTTTTGGCGCCGCTATACTGACACGAATCGATGCCCTGGCCAGCGTATTGCCCGCGCTGGTGGTTGTCTTTCTGCTGATTGCGCGCCGCGATGCATGGGGCGCTGCAATCTTCCTGTGCTGGATGGCATTGTCAATCGCAGGCTGGCTCGTCAATGCCATGACCTGGCTTGCCCCGTATGTATTGGCATCGCAGCAGTTGTTTTC
This Chloroflexota bacterium DNA region includes the following protein-coding sequences:
- a CDS encoding glycosyltransferase family 39 protein gives rise to the protein MSESAARALPGEQLFLALLVLVLTVTWLGVALAQFGVFSLVNTAAGAGAILALVGWWARRRIRWHLPVVGWPHVAVALPVILATVLFAQPTEHYPLIGDSAIYPNTGALLAQTAGLTYEYTPFRGLTPDEKKLFYVPSDEQIPGMVIVGYQGLLYGAYYVVDADSNHIVSSRPAGFIVWLALAFAAFGRAAVFSVTPLFGVMGVTALYLAGARLYGFRTGMLAALLLVVSFPQIHFARTPYAEAMAQALVWGGLYCVFTYLSRPRRMYLLIAAASFGAAILTRIDALASVLPALVVVFLLIARRDAWGAAIFLCWMALSIAGWLVNAMTWLAPYVLASQQLFSIYVYGFLKIWPWLAAIGGATALAVAVLLYQHGLRARDAALGLAANTFVRGLFAALVIGITLYLYFIHPVWPPVRAGIPPNDMLPRLGLYLTPLLIAAAAFGLVLCFWQSPRGHDIVLMTFTVLFAGLFLPRYTSAAVYPVALRRLTPEVIPALLLFASYFIGWAISRSFWRRMFPTTLRNAQVAVLALVMSGVLATSAPYLVYQEAQGTTQFASSLAEVFPTDAVIIFEPIGDSSQVGWFACPLWSVYGRDAVLLSKPAVDQRLLMSAVSKWLAQGRPVYFVSESEASASAPGRIRYTMTGRLRWDSSLIGQSRDLFPPFIWRFDMPFYIFRLTEQTL
- a CDS encoding glycosyltransferase → MTRIAYFTPLNPQPTGVSDYSEALIPYLAHQVEVDVFADESVAAAWRDSNALRVFAHTEFARRRRERPHDALVYQMGNSPFHRHEYAWLMRFPGVTVLHDLVLHHFHRERTLEYGDTAGYARELAYSGGAAGARLAEEAMGGRSPYPLYTMPLFERVVDASRVVVVHSAHAARQILAVRPQATVLHAPLFCDPRALVADPLRTARLREQWQIGPEAFVVAAFGRLDAQKRLETLLHALSRLRESVPTAVCLLVGEPVPLFDLRGLIAQSGVGSHVRLTGRLPLDDFYASFDLADVAVNLRDPTAGESSAVAIQLLGRGVPLVVSDAGSYAELPDDVAIKAATGRLELEQLTHALTILAAQPALRAALRKSARRYAADYHRPEHTAAVYFAAIDGARRRTDGR
- a CDS encoding class I SAM-dependent methyltransferase, with protein sequence MAYPNQWSTAQYHELAFWRHVRVNGYDGLPWPKLFQKHGEDTLSLLSKLKPITQFSADTVVDFGCGPIGVPCYLQCKHVIGIDPLMGAYGHEFEHLRTRADAVHWIASRGEEAPLRNASADVVFSRNVLDHVESPPAWVAEFVRVLRPGGLFLLYVNLAEDWNKEGTDVELHPYSFTEAEVIDLLNGFPLEFSYYVDRQARARDARLEVPIIITGKRTE
- a CDS encoding glycosyltransferase family 4 protein codes for the protein MTRILSDLLPLQVEPTRHRGIGQYAWHTIDALLKHNAADQTHLLAIHPDLPAPPPFTTEGAAWRVVNVDQPAADYRAEAWLAFQPAYADMWQRIIDANAVDVLFVHSPFELVAPPHSRPARARLVLTVFDLIPLIFADHYLKTTPPWYAGRYAQVCDLIRHADQIITISDCSRRDIMERLGVAPTRIRVAPPGPSAFVLRPPTPETERSMRQRWRLRDGFVLCTTGYDHRKNLPRALDAYARLPAPLRQAYPLVVVCRLSAVEGQSLRSEIRARKLGRQVVLTNYVSEEALSALYRMATVQFFPSLYEGFGLPVLDAMACGLPVITSNCSAMPEVAGDAAVLVDPCDVDAMAAALARVLESETLQAELRARGLAQAVRFEWMRTGQQLASILSSSA
- a CDS encoding glycosyltransferase family 4 protein, encoding MRLLLINNLYPPYIVGGNEMLAHDVVTELRRRGHTVSIATGRGVRLPDGEAVHGILNLDLDRKEESFLGGREPTAGDLINWHLFNRRSYQAVRRLIRSTDPELVVVWNLYLASMSPLIAAQHSGRPVVVQVADKWLDYGLKHIGALVRPGRQSHQWLVRASQAFVQPILYWLGRPEHIVAISEFMRDYYVRQGFDAETLRAIHLGVPTDLFAFTPRANRTGPLRLLYVGSLWGGKGAHIAVRALGVLQRNGHTELTLDLYGDGTQEFKNWLLGVIAEEGLEQQVSLCGFATRDAVRAAMLSHDILVFPSLWDEPFAAVPVEAMSCGMAIAAAMAGGTAEAVVNEATGLLVPPNDVAAMAGALERLVTDPELRLRLGENAAQVARERFDFARYVDRLESYYAQLISNPRSA
- a CDS encoding glycosyltransferase, which gives rise to MKIAFLTPYLPFPPDTGGKMRSFHLIKQLARCHELNVFSVYHGADEPAQADGIRALCVRLVLVKLVKSWRETDRARRMLSALPRSVDHFQTPESLLSIRAQLQSGGYDLVFVDELVMAAYTAGLHSMRRILSQQKIDFWHYYETAAARPWGKVKLLDYIESLKLRRFQARALRDAYDLHLVCSRDDERMLSKLRPETRFAIMPNGVDTAYFAPRADWPTDGETNAPTLVYSGTMHYYPNIDAVLYFWREIYPRLLVCVPDVRILIVGHQPPPEILRLGEHPNVVVTGSVPDVRPYLARSTAMFVPLRLGGGTRLKILEAMAMGVPVISTTIGCQGLNVEDGLHIVVADDPEVFAAKAAALLVDRDLQHRLSASARELSATYDWSRLVHTMLNTWQTR
- a CDS encoding class I SAM-dependent methyltransferase, whose protein sequence is MNADFEARFYDYMYSCGHISAEANLSHLREYLGYFSPGALVLDVGCGQGDFMELLRARGCQPRGVDSDPRMVKACNARGLSVHLGDALEYLRGSAGTFDGIFLSNVIEHFPASQAVGLFALAFRALKPGGTFLVAVPNPESLIVHLYEFWRDATHARLYNRLLLEFMLVYSGFQLAASGTNPATGWSPPLARFNLQDLSVPDGNLAGEPPITSNPALGADGVSGIDGHVVALPGSEPHGSVRTPAESQQSDSSSTGIRVSIRNVFVRIVANPVGRMLGLDAVRDAIALVSVRVDRVEEREQRLMEAVLRLEKRERRLAAHVQSLEAQESHLVEVTQSLREATLFLYPPRETFVVGRRPDGTAT